In a single window of the Pirellulales bacterium genome:
- a CDS encoding secondary thiamine-phosphate synthase enzyme YjbQ: MKWFQRTIRLAPLSRGFHLVTRQVVTALPEIAQLQIGLLHVFIQHTSASLSINENADPDVPRDLERVFDTLAPEDFPYDHTAEGPDDMPAHVKAALLGSSVSVPVNSGRLCLGTWQGIYLCEHRDQAMARNLVLTLYGTSEME, translated from the coding sequence GTGAAGTGGTTTCAGCGCACGATACGACTGGCCCCGCTGTCGCGCGGTTTTCACCTGGTCACACGGCAGGTTGTGACCGCGCTACCGGAAATCGCGCAGCTGCAAATCGGCTTGCTGCACGTCTTCATCCAGCACACTTCGGCATCGCTATCGATCAATGAGAATGCCGACCCGGACGTGCCGCGCGATTTGGAGCGCGTCTTCGATACGCTCGCGCCGGAGGATTTTCCCTACGACCATACCGCCGAAGGGCCCGACGACATGCCGGCGCACGTCAAAGCGGCACTGCTGGGTAGCTCGGTCAGTGTGCCCGTGAACAGTGGCAGATTGTGTTTGGGGACCTGGCAGGGAATCTACCTGTGCGAGCATCGCGATCAGGCCATGGCGCGGAACCTGGTGCTGACGTTGTACGGCACCAGCGAGATGGAATGA